In Coccidioides posadasii str. Silveira chromosome 4, complete sequence, one genomic interval encodes:
- a CDS encoding uncharacterized protein (EggNog:ENOG410PPKP~COG:S~TransMembrane:7 (o29-49i61-84o104-128i140-162o190-212i219-237o257-278i)~BUSCO:10378at33183), which yields MALLYDVVGSLSRVAQRSHVPGARGYDTMIIQIVLIIIALLLVANRFHVRFYVGRSLAPDDYAILASMLFSLAMNAVNITAIHYGYGKHASEVPKHDMLIALKLFYTLQIFYKCTIGLTKISIVLLYRRIFQTRKFRFQLICNYVLVLVALYAIVSIIVTIFECIPIVKVWDRSTNGTCINFTAFWYANAAWNITTDLIILILPMPVVHTLYLPYRSKFGLTAIFTLGIFVCITSILRMTTLKVSSEAADQSYGTLISTMWTTIEANAGIICACLPMLRIPLTRLGMALRASFRKEEPTQPPQVQSGSTSLDDEDPPPPSLSPPSPSKPSRWVRLMPQAWHKGNVTGDK from the exons ATGGCATTGCTTTATGATGTCGTTGGAAGCTTATCTCGCGTCGCGCAACGGTCTCATGTTCCAGGTGCAAGAGGCTATGACACTATGATCATTCAGATTGTTTTGATAATCATCGCTCTCTTACTTGTTGCAAATCGATTTCATGTCCGCTTTTATGTAGGTCGGAGCCTAGCACCTGATGATTATGCTATTTTAGCATCTATG CTTTTCTCTCTAGCAATGAATGCAGTCAACATTACTG CAATACACTATGGATACGGGAAACATGCGAGTGAAGTGCCAAAACATGACATGCTTATTGCATTGAAG CTGTTCTACACCTTGCAGATCTTCTATAAATGCACCATTGGCTTGACTAAAATTTCAATTGTGCTTCTCTACCGCCGCATTTTTCAAACACGCAAATTTCGCTTCCAGCTTATTTGCAACTATGTTCTTGTCTTGGTCGCGTTATATGCAATTGTCAGCATTATCGTGACGATATTTGAATGCATACCTATTGTTAAGGTCTGGGACAGGTCAACTAACGGAACATGCATCAATTTCACTGCATTCTGGTATGCAAATGCAGCTTGGAACATCACCACAGACCTTATCATCCTGATCTTGCCAATGCCTGTGGTTCACACACTTTATCTTCCTTATCGGTCGAAGTTTGGCTTGACGGCAATATTCACTTTAGGAATCTT TGTATGCATTACATCGATTCTGCGAATGACAACCCTTAAAGTCTCATCTGAGGCAGCGGATCAGAGCTACGGAACTCTGATCTCAACTATGTGGACGACCATCGAGGCCAACGCTGGCATTATCTGCGCTTGCCTCCCCATGCTTCGCATCCCTCTTACCCGGCTCGGGATGGCCTTACGTGCTTCATTTCGTAAGGAGGAACCTACCCAGCCTCCGCAGGTTCAGTCAGGAAGTACATCTTTGGATGATGAagatcctcctcctccttctctttctcctccttctccttcaaAGCCAAGCAGATGGGTTAGGCTCATGCCTCAAGCTTGGCACAAAGGTAATGTCACGGGGGATAAGTAA
- a CDS encoding uncharacterized protein (EggNog:ENOG410PZCP~TransMembrane:1 (o30-51i)), protein MIDHPDFTASDGTGNTVYPAYTAAPLARELGIMFGFIGLSAITMGLYWIFWQAAQKRNATKEAARLEAIAARTRARAVAEKQPMRDVNNKDRILEERNNLNGSSGEARRLAWNETSASRVGLGELEEDLAI, encoded by the exons atgaTAGACCATCCCGACTTCACTGCCAGCGATGGCACAGGTAACACGGTTTACCCGGCCTATACAGCCGCCCCACTGGCCCGAGAATTGGGTATCATGTTTGGATTTATCGGCTTATCAGCGATAACTATGGGGCTATACTGGATTTTCTGGCAAG CCGCTCAAAAACGAAATGCCACCAAGGAAGCCGCCAGGCTCGAGGCCATCGCGGCCCGTACTCGTGCCCGTGCAGTTGCGGAAAAGCAGCCAATGCGGGATGTCAACAATAAGGATAGGATCCTAGAGGAACGCAATAATCTCAACGGTAGCAGTGGAGAGGCTAGAAGGCTTGCTTGGAATGAGACGAGTGCCAGCCGAGTGGGATTGGGAGAGCTGGAGGAGGATTTGGCGATTTGA
- a CDS encoding uncharacterized protein (EggNog:ENOG410PHTF~COG:D~TransMembrane:7 (i118-137o149-168i216-244o264-291i312-330o342-363i454-473o)~BUSCO:8128at33183): METDTSGQRPSDLRPRDEETPTREEEDIVPPTELAIPEIEQEHLREEEERERLNEEAFRRAEEQGARLSEVAVPAPVERRPSHREPWATLESAESRVSGPPPSVISSQVPLSECATKLYTVSYLIFFSIFGALARVGLEALTYYPGAPVTTGVLWANVGGCLLMGFFAEDRNIFREEWGQQQNTEKHGNGFSSEENQGGTSPENNLKLHKAVKKTIPLYVGLTTGFCGSFTSFSSFMGDVFLALSNDLPNPNTGSILPRNGGYGFMAVVAIILYTISLSLSSLGFGAHLAVALDRFTPTLPFIVTRRIVDRSMVVLGFGCWLGAVFLAIWPPDRHNGIDQNWRGRAVFATVFAPLGCLLRYYVSLFLNARIPAFPLGTFTVNMLGTMILGMCFDLKHAANVVAVPASTTAFSVGRLTGCQVLNGVLDGFCGCTTTVSTWIAELYSLELRHAYRYGLLTIGLALSFLVVIMGSMRWTVGFAVPVC, encoded by the coding sequence ATGGAGACAGACACATCGGGGCAACGGCCGTCGGACCTGCGGCCGAGAGATGAAGAAACACCCACacgggaagaagaagatatcgTACCGCCTACCGAGCTTGCCATCCCCGAGATTGAGCAAGAGCACCTcagggaagaagaagaacgcGAACGACTGAATGAAGAAGCATTCAGGAGAGCTGAAGAGCAAGGAGCACGGCTCTCCGAGGTTGCTGTACCAGCTCCTGTCGAACGAAGACCGTCGCACCGGGAGCCGTGGGCCACATTAGAAAGTGCGGAATCGAGGGTTTCCGGGCCCCCGCCCAGCGTTATATCGTCTCAAGTCCCCCTATCGGAGTGCGCTACGAAGCTGTACACTGTTTCGTACCTGATTTTCTTTTCGATATTTGGTGCCTTGGCTAGAGTTGGGCTGGAGGCGCTTACATACTATCCCGGAGCACCGGTGACAACTGGTGTGCTATGGGCAAACGTGGGCGGGTGCTTGCTGATGGGGTTCTTTGCTGAGGATAGGAATATTTTCCGCGAAGAATGGGGCCAGCAACAAAACACCGAGAAGCATGGAAATGGCTTTTCGTCAGAGGAGAACCAAGGAGGAACGAGTCCTGAAAACAATCTCAAGCTGCATAAAGCGGTCAAGAAGACCATACCACTTTACGTTGGTTTGACGACTGGGTTCTGTGGCTCGTTCACGTCCTTTTCCTCGTTCATGGGCGACGTCTTCCTCGCATTGTCGAACGATCTCCCTAATCCGAATACGGGTTCGATTTTACCAAGAAACGGTGGATACGGCTTTATGGCAGTAGTTGCCATTATTTTATATACGATATCCCTTAGTCTATCATCGCTAGGTTTCGGCGCTCATCTCGCTGTTGCCCTGGATCGGTTTACTCCAACGTTGCCATTTATTGTTACGCGCAGAATCGTTGATCGGTCCATGGTTGTTCTAGGATTTGGCTGTTGGCTTGGAGCCGTGTTTCTCGCAATCTGGCCTCCAGATCGACATAACGGCATCGATCAGAATTGGCGTGGTAGAGCCGTTTTCGCTACTGTGTTTGCACCGCTAGGTTGCCTCTTGCGCTACTATGTCTCATTATTCCTCAATGCACGGATCCCGGCTTTCCCTCTTGGTACCTTTACGGTCAACATGCTCGGAACGATGATTTTGGGGATGTGTTTCGATCTGAAGCACGCAGCCAACGTCGTTGCAGTGCCCGCATCTACGACAGCTTTCAGTGTCGGCCGTCTTACAGGCTGCCAGGTCCTAAATGGGGTGCTTGATGGCTTTTGCGGATGTACTACCACTGTAAGCACCTGGATCGCAGAGTTATACAGCTTAGAGCTTCGACACGCTTATCGTTATGGCCTGCTGACAATTGGCTTGGCCTTATCATTTTTGGTTGTTATTATGGGATCTATGAGGTGGACTGTAGGATTCGCAGTGCCCGTTTGCTGA
- a CDS encoding uncharacterized protein (EggNog:ENOG410PIZM~COG:F~BUSCO:13564at33183), with the protein MSASLPSNIRVSRHPCLRAKLSQLRSTKTTARETNFLVREISTILGCEALANSLEATADGTETTPLGYNYAAEIIHPSKIALIPILRSAIQDLLPHPVPIHHLGLFREPITLHPVEYYNNLPFHRTTSGADTSESAADLAILLDPVVATGGTAAAAIQTLREWGVKKVILLSVLGSHDGLVRAANEWRDGVEVWVGGVDQEVDGKGMIVPGLGDIGDRLFLAQGK; encoded by the exons ATGTCTGCCTCTCTTCCCAGTAATATTCGGGTTTCTCGTCATCCATGCCTGAGAGCCAAGCTCTCCCAACTTCGATCCACCAAGACCACAGCTAGAGAGACAAATTTCCTCGTTAGGGAGATTTCAACAATATTGGGCTGCGAAGCCCTTGCTAACAGTCTAGAAGCTACAGCAGATGGCACG GAAACCACTCCTCTCGGATATAATTACGCCGCTGAAATAATCCACCCGAGCAAAATCGCCCTCATCCCGATCCTACGATCCG CCATCCAGGACCTCCTCCCTCACCCCGTCCCCATCCACCATCTCGGCCTCTTCCGCGAACCCATTACCCTACACCCGGTAGAGTACTACAACAACCTCCCGTTCCACCGCACCACTTCAGGCGCCGATACTAGCGAATCAGCGGCTGATCTGGCCATCCTGCTGGACCCCGTCGTCGCCACCGGCGGGACCGCAGCAGCCGCCATCCAGACCTTGAGGGAATGGGGCGTGAAGAAGGTGATTCTTCTCAGCGTCTTGGGGAGCCACGATGGCCTGGTCAGGGCGGCGAATGAATGGCGAGACGGCGTGGAGGTGTGGGTCGGGGGTGTGGATCAGGAGGTTGATGGGAAAGGTATGATTGTGCCTGGTCTAGGTGATATAGGAGATCGTTTGTTTTTGGCGCAGGGGAAGTAG
- a CDS encoding uncharacterized protein (EggNog:ENOG410PGSQ~COG:S~BUSCO:1830at33183), which produces MAPSTATSAKKPATAPERKYKCQFCNRAFSRSEHRSRHERSHTKERPFKCLKCRSTFVRRDLLLRHDRTVHAKDGGIPLVAEGRRRGQKAANNASNSNSNSNSTPAAAPAATAGPSKPSITIDPAALEQIEASSDGMVDLETAAMLMTDFQHKAAATVSQGLGGETSDPAYSPDHGVVLEPSVGYLPGNATLPQMPWDSFMTPSEVKPHSMVQDSKHRFSGSHSHQSQLASSSNAASEPLAPALHSLVSSLPVSGNSTPNALSPYPSMTGPVSPVNYRRSPGPSQILTQPKPPQISSDAERNIIIEHVRASDALGALPETFQLPTTTAMNRYLSTYFNMYHHHLPFLHQGSFSPKDSSAPLLLAVLSIGALYTFEKEPAFMLHIGSKVLVNQFLQHKENFDSRKCPLWAMQSTLLNMIFESWSGDPKGLEWTCSIKSLLANMVAGNRYQLKLRMDARGGALPTHDEWVEDEGCRRTYYAVYVFFGMLTLTFNHTPAMSFDEFDTLELPSSESLWNLEISDNYTWRRALSAYHPVSSREAHDSLFRGETVRYSAFATRILINALFLEVWYHKRSIEALQDVVMGYKLRLALDTWENSLDICEPETIVVPVSTPQKGHPLIFNSMAVYRNTRARLEVDLKSIQEALRYHSSYEVAAAMTVARDKVKRSQEMNKVIQQCFECIEIAAIQGLNWVATASATNWSVEHPLCGMDLMVTLSLWLYRLEHDEEPASDGELVLYNKIRNLFSNDSVETYGSQLCSTVARVWGNILDGVVVWGITKLMGEAFKLHAQALVGYEDSTMTVSEHPLEPMPTKGLASVGTAY; this is translated from the exons ATGGCTCCTTCCACCGCGACCTCGGCGAAGAAGCCCGCCACCGCACCCGAGCGGAAATACAAATGTCAGTTCTGTAACCGTGCCTTTAGTCGGAGCGAACATCGTAGTAGACATGAACGTTCCC ACACAAAAGAGCGCCCATTCAAATGTCTAAAGTGTCGAAGCACTTTCGTCCGACGAGACCTGCTGCTCCGCCATGACCGCACAGTACATGCAAAGGATGGTGGCATACCTTTAGTGGCAGAGGGTCGTCGGCGTGGACAGAAAGCGGCCAATAATGCTTCTAATTCGAACTCCAATTCGAATTCCACTCCCGCAgcagcaccagcagcaacgGCAGGGCCATCAAAACCATCAATCACAATAGATCCCGCCGCCTTGGAGCAAATTGAAGCGAGCAGCGATGGCATGGTTGATCTGGAGACGGCAGCGATGTTGATGACTGATTTCCAACACAAGGCAGCGGCCACGGTTTCCCAGGGTCTCGGTGGAGAGACTTCGGATCCGGCATACTCTCCTGATCATGGCGTGGTACTGGAACCGTCGGTGGGATACCTACCAGGAAACGCAACTTTACCACAGATGCCTTGGGATTCCTTTATGACACCCTCCGAAGTCAAGCCACACTCCATGGTTCAGGATTCAAAGCATCGGTTTTCGGGCTCCCACAGTCATCAAAGCCAACTCGCTTCCTCAAGCAATGCAGCCTCAGAACCCTTAGCCCCAGCTTTGCATTCTCTGGTCAGCTCGCTTCCGGTATCCGGTAATTCAACTCCAAACGCTCTTTCCCCTTATCCTTCGATGACTGGTCCCGTGTCTCCAGTAAATTATCGTCGGTCTCCAGGCCCAAGCCAGATCTTGACTCAACCAAAGCCACCTCAGATATCGAGCGACGCAGAGCGAAACATCATTATTGAACATGTTAGGGCCAGCGATGCGCTCGGGGCTCTACCTGAAACATTCCAACTGCCAACCACCACAGCCATGAATCGGTATCTGTCGACGTATTTCAACATGTACCATCACCATCTCCCTTTCTTACATCAAGGTTCTTTCTCTCCAAAGGATTCGTCGGCGCCGTTGCTCCTTGCTGTTCTATCCATAGGAGCCTTGTATACGTTCGAAAAGGAGCCCGCTTTCATGCTGCACATCGGATCCAAGGTGCTCGTTAATCAGTTCTTGCAACATAAGGAAAACTTCGATTCGAGGAAATGCCCCCTGTGGGCCATGCAAAGTACCTTGTTGAACATGATCTTCGAAAGCTGGAGCGGTGATCCCAAGGGACTTGAATGGACATGCTCGATAAAGAGCTTGCTTGCCAAT ATGGTGGCGGGCAATCGATATCAGCTGAAGCTTCGTATGGATGCACGAGGAGGCGCCCTTCCAACCCACGATGAATGGGTAGAAGACGAAGGTTGTCGTCGCACTTACTATGCTGTTTACGTGTTTTTTGGCATGTTGACACTCACCTTCAATCACACACCAGCCATGAGTTTCGACGAATTCGATACATTGGAACTTCCTTCGTCGGAGTCGTTGTGGAATCTCGAAATATCGGATAATTATACATGGCGACGTGCGCTGTCAGCTTATCATCCGGTGTCCTCACGAGAAGCGCATGACAGCTTATTCCGTGGTGAAACGGTTAGATACAGCGCGTTTGCTACACGAATTTTGATAAATGCGCTCTTCTTGGAGGTGTGGTATCACAAACGCAGCATCGAGGCGCTGCAAGATGTGGTCATGGGATACAAGCTTCGGCTTGCTCTTGACACCTGGGAGAACTCGCTCGATATTTGCGAGCCGGAGACCATCGTCGTTCCGGTCAGTACTCCACAGAAGGGTCATCCACTGATTTTCAACTCGATGGCTGTTTATCGTAACACGCGGGCCCGCCTGGAAGTCGACCTGAAATCCATCCAGGAAGCCCTTCGATATCATTCTTCTTACGAAGTCGCCGCTGCCATGACCGTCGCTCGTGATAAGGTTAAGAGATCCCAAGAAATGAACAAGGTCATCCAGCAATGTTTTGAATGCATTGAAATAGCTGCGATTCAAGGCCTGAATTGGGTTGCCACAGCTTCGGCGACAAACTGGAGTGTGGAACACCCATTGTGCGGTATGGATTTGATGGTTACACTGAGTCTCTGGCTGTACCGCCTGGAACATGATGAAGAACCCGCAAGTGATGGTGAACTTGTGCTCTACAACAAGATTCGAAACCTGTTTAGCAACGATTCAGTGGAGACTTACGGATCTCAGCTCTGCTCGACCGTTGCGCGGGTGTGGGGTAACATACTGGATGGTGTAGTGGTGTGGGG TATCACCAAACTCATGGGAGAAGCATTTAAGCTTCACGCTCAGGCATTAGTTGGCTACGAAGACTCAACTATGACAGTTTCCGAACATCCATTGGAGCCGATGCCGACCAAAGGCCTCGCGAGCGTAGGAACCGCCTACTAA
- a CDS encoding uncharacterized protein (TransMembrane:1 (o76-94i)) produces MENSGEHLFRALSRILGQDGIMFREARMVRPPLAFTDGSKKRLAPRLSQVKKGPKEDRALTIHPRTARFEDQGHNLQFFFFSLCLLPLSFTLALEQGVKGGEIP; encoded by the coding sequence ATGGAAAATTCTGGAGAGCATTTATTCCGAGCATTATCTCGGATTCTCGGCCAAGATGGAATCATGTTTCGAGAGGCTAGGATGGTTAGGCCCCCCTTGGCCTTCACCGATGGTTCCAAAAAGAGATTGGCCCCAAGGCTGTCTCAAGTTAAGAAAGGCCCTAAAGAGGATCGCGCTTTAACAATTCATCCCAGGACCGCGCGCTTTGAAGACCAAGGACATAATTTGcaattcttttttttttccctgtgTCTGTTGCCCCTCTCTTTTACCCTGGCTCTTGAGCAAGGTGTGAAAGGCGGCGAAATCCCATAG
- a CDS encoding uncharacterized protein (EggNog:ENOG410PW42) codes for MAKAVNGIQQIRSALVEHNDPYPKNILIVPGDPERVMRIDFDVAITYPDSIYVRDREHG; via the coding sequence ATGGCCAAGGCAGTCAATGGTATCCAACAGATTCGTTCAGCTTTGGTTGAGCATAATGACCCTTATCCTAAGAACATTCTAATTGTGCCTGGTGACCCGGAAAGAGTTATGCGGATAGATTTTGATGTTGCGATCACTTATCCGGATAGCATCTACGTTAGAGACAGGGAACATGGCTGA
- a CDS encoding uncharacterized protein (EggNog:ENOG410PGVB~COG:T~TransMembrane:1 (o1045-1064i)~BUSCO:613at33183) — translation MSNTGNTDNHSSAETGGMAEEGYGSPIEAPPGLYVKALYDYTSDDHTSLSFRQGDIIQVLNQLETGWWDGVIGDVRGWFPSNYCAVVPGPDAFCDRANLAAELSIESGTEDDYEDDNDDDLDSQGNSRDDLSILPIESMAPATQEEAAYWIPQATADGRLFYYNTLTGYSTMELPLETPTSPHESGPRNQTNIYVPEHTRAPIDLVNRSLGGYEHDYDGSASEAEDSVNPSPVAKLLDSQAPRSAGTQLHSSTSHFGAAATTSLCIRSAPAPVSSSVPRYFLDGSTQVPPSWASLVENMRQAIEAYRQAMLAGDRSQFVSRAEDISDHLRMLLAAGSGTTDNHSGNPSIISTNKALYPHFRDMMSKFSKLVLSSHIAAADWPVPDSSKKCLHEAEGVLSGVYGYVNIARQQKGEDIRRLVPGFVSGSTSGGHWQNNNLCDKDPTAFLEHDLGRDLRATPSTALDSALLDRIDDLRKAVVANCRYLDKQLSLKDKIVTSGGHATIGDAVCAACVRILEAFRPWMSHIESIDLAPLGTSLQNPQLADFSLQKQRAYDGVADLVLACQAMSAPLADEWAELRSDALDTRLNDVKVITRQLEQYMSQIGFSLTLLLEQSPLESPGNLPGGKSDVPAPMRMRSESQVRRVPPESIGIPSSYPINGEDLIEQPQRTLDKAQRFFGQPVPREQPIRDVEETPWFLSLDHEGEVFYDTKSEVPQVKCGTLAGLVEQLTRHDKLEPSFKDTFLLTYRSFTTASELFEMLVLRFTLQPPSGLNVTELQSWTEQKQNPIRIRVVSILKSWLETYWMEPNDNANTLLLRRIHAFVTNAVTNTRTPGTTQLLSLIDQRIRGLDTTARRLVPTLSAHTPTPILPKNMKKIKFLDIDPTEFARQLTIIESRLYAKIKPTECLNKTWQKKLGPDEPDPAVNVKALILHSNQLTNWVAEMILTQSDVKRRMVVIKHFVTVAEKCRQMNNYSTLTSIISALGTAPIHRLNRTWSQVSQKTSSTLEAMRKLMASTKNFGEYRETLHLATPPCIPFFGNLLDSPWAWSIWFLSCLTGCILMILCS, via the exons ATGTCCAATACCGGAAACACCGATAACCACTCTAGCGCTGAGACGGGGGGAATGGCCGAAGAAG GCTATGGGTCTCCGATTGAGGCGCCACCGGGGCTATACGTCAAAGCCCTGTACGATTATACTTCGGATGACCACACCAGCTTAAGTTTCCGACAAGGGGACATCATACAGGTCCTGAATCAGTTGGAAACGGGGTGGTGGGATGGTGTTATCGGCGACGTTCGTGGTTGGTTTCCAAGCAACTATTGCGCTGTTGTCCCCGGCCCCGACGCCTTCTGTGATCGGGCCAATCTTGCGGCCGAATTAAGTATCGAATCTGGTACAGAAGATGACTATGAGGACGATAACGATGATGACCTGGATTCGCAGGGAAATTCAAGAGACGATTTATCCATTCTCCCGATCGAGAGCATGGCTCCTGCCACTCAGGAAGAGGCAGCGTATTGGATCCCCCAAGCTACGGCAGACGGGCGATTGTTTTATTACAACACTTTGACGGGCTATAGTACAATGGAGCTTCCTTTGGAAACGCCAACCTCGCCCCATGAGTCTGGACCGCGGAATCAGACGAATATTTACGTCCCTGAACACACTCGTGCGCCAATCGACCTAGTTAACCGGTCTCTCGGTGGGTACGAGCATGATTATGACGGTTCTGCATCCGAAGCTGAAG ACTCAGTAAATCCATCACCCGTTGCAAAACTTCTTGATTCGCAGGCTCCACGGAGCGCCGGGACCCAGTTGCACTCCTCTACCTCTCACTTCGGCGCGGCGGCTACGACTTCTTTGTGTATACGATCTGCACCAGCCCCCGTTTCTTCTTCCGTCCCTCGATATTTTCTTGATGGTTCCACACAGGTTCCGCCATCGTGGGCATCGTTGGTCGAAAATATGCGTCAGGCTATTGAGGCGTATCGACAGGCGATGCTGGCAGGAGACCGGTCCCAATTCGTGAGTAGAGCAGAGGATATTTCAGACCACTTGCGAATGCTTCTGGCTGCAGGCTCTGGTACGACCGATAATCACTCGGGGAACCCGTCTATCATTTCTACCAACAAGGCGCTGTATCCTCATTTCCGTGACATGATGTCCAAATTTTCCAAGTTGGTCTTGTCGTCCCATATTGCGGCTGCAGATTGGCCCGTTCCAGACTCGTCGAAGAAATGCCTTCATGAAGCCGAGGGCGTCCTCTCCGGCGTTTATGGCTATGTTAATATAGCTAGGCAACAAAAAGGAGAGGATATCCGGCGGCTGGTGCCTGGATTCGTCAGTGGTAGCACTTCTGGAGGGCACTGGCAAAACAATAATCTCTGTGATAAAGATCCCACGGCTTTTCTAGAGCACGATTTAGGCCGAGATCTCCGCGCTACTCCTTCGACGGCACTTGATTCTGCCCTTCTTGACCGAATTGATGATCTTCGAAAGGCGGTGGTTGCCAACTGTCGTTATTTGGATAAGCAGCTTAGTCTGAAGGATAAAATTGTGACCTCTGGCGGACATGCTACAATCGGGGATGCTGTATGCGCCGCCTGCGTTCGCATTCTGGAGGCTTTCCGGCCGTGGATGTCCCATATCGAATCAATCGATCTTGCTCCGTTGGGCACTAGCCTTCAAAACCCGCAGTTAGCAGACTTTAGTCTCCAAAAGCAACGGGCGTATGACGGTGTCGCGGACCTCGTCCTAGCCTGCCAAGCAATGTCGGCACCGTTGGCTGATGAATGGGCCGAACTTCGATCCGATGCGCTCGATACCCGTCTTAATGATGTTAAGGTTATAACGAGGCAACTGGAGCAATATATGTCTCAAATCGGGTTCTCTCTCACACTGTTATTGGAGCAGTCACCTCTGGAAAGCCCAGGAAACCTTCCGGGAGGCAAATCGGATGTCCCTGCGCCAATGCGGATGCGTTCGGAGTCCCAAGTCAGGCGCGTGCCGCCAGAGTCTATCGGTATTCCATCGTCTTATCCAATAAATGGCGAAGATTTGATAGAACAGCCGCAGCGTACTCTCGATAAGGCACAGCGCTTCTTTGGACAGCCTGTCCCTCGAGAACAGCCTATTAGAGATGTTGAAGAGACTCCTTGGTTCTTAAGTCTTGATCATGAAGGAGAGGTATTCTATGATACCAAGTCTGAAGTACCCCAGGTAAAATGTGGTACATTGGCTGGACTAGTCGAGCAGTTGACGCGCCACGATAAACTGGAACCTTCCTTCAAGGACACCTTCCTGCTTACGTACAGATCATTCACTACAGCGTCCGAACTATTTGAAATGCTTGTCCTTCGGTTTACTCTCCAACCTCCGTCAGGCCTGAATGTGACAGAATTGCAATCTTGGACAGAGCAGAAACAAAACCCGATTCGGATCCGCGTTGTTAGTATCCTTAAGAGTTGGTTAGAGACTTATTGGATGGAACCAAATGACAATGCGAACACCCTGTTGCTAAGACGAATTCACGCGTTTGTGACAAATGCAGTCACAAATACTAGAACTCCCGGTACCACTCAGCTGCTCAGCTTAATTGATCAGCGAATACGCGGATTAGATACCACAGCTAGGCGCCTAGTGCCTACGCTTAGTGCCCACACACCCACTCCTATTCTCCCgaagaatatgaagaagataaaattCCTTGACATCGACCCTACCGAGTTCGCAAGGCAGCTTACGATCATTGAATCGAGACTATATGCCAAGATCAAACCTACAGAATGCTTGAATAAGACATGGCAGAAGAAGCTCGGACCCGATGAGCCGGACCCTGCCGTTAATGTCAAAGCGCTTATCTTACACTCCAATCAGCTGACAAATTGGGTGGCAGAGATGATCTTAACTCAATCGGATGTGAAGAGAAGAATGGTCGTCATCAAGCATTTTGTCACGGTTGCAGAG AAATGTCGGCAGATGAACAACTACTCCACTTTGACGTCGATCATCTCGGCTCTCGGAACCGCGCCAATCCACCGGTTGAACCGGACATGGTCGCAAGTTAGCCAGAAGACGTCGTCGACTTTGGAGGCGATGCGTAAGCTCATGGCCAGCACTAAGAACTTCGGAGAGTACCGTGAGACGTTGCATCTTGCAACACCACCTTGCATCCCATTTTTCGGTAATCTTCTGGATTCCCCTTGGGCTTGGAGTATATGGTTTTTGTCGTGTTTAACGGGGTGTATATTGATGATTCTTTGCTCCTAG